The stretch of DNA tcttgtctaaaattgaagtgcacttaattccaacattatactaccaataattactatttctttaattttattaggttgttacaaagccaattgaaatttatatgtatgagttaatttgaattaactaatagagttcaccatatattgaagggtgtcacacactaattttaattaaataaataaatttgagattgtcacatcatccttttaatttttttatctagtagttacgaaaccaaaaatttcatagaattatttttgtagacaattataataaaattataattttagtttaaaagagatgaatgcatgagatacaaaaaggacaatagtctttttgtgtcctctcttaattgcacaaaaaaacttataattaaatttataatcttcctttaaaaaataaattaaaggtgtttaaaatgaattaatgcacattatgccaagaaacaccatgaattgtcataaaatcttgtcataaaggagagtaaaagaatgagtcaagtcactaatttttgtttttataggatgaaccaaaaatattttcaaaacacttctacataaaggttggtttcactaactctataatatctcctaaaatgaatacttatctggtcacaaataaaactaacaaacaatataacttatataaattctaatttaattaaataattcaactaatattttatcaactaaaataaatcaagcaagacaagaataccactcacacataacaaaataaaacaaacatatctaacacatcaatttcatgattatcgaaactaatcaaataaaaaaatgtccatttatgaaataatgacatcataaatagtccccatgtaattgtcacgtcaaaacaattaagtaaaaatgaagattataattatttaggtagaatagagtgtgataaaatttaatttaatttatttacacatagaataattattaatttaataatagcaattactaaaaatatacatatataatatatatgaaaattttggggtgttacatcgTTTTACAGACATATTGGTTGAAATAGCTGTCTGACATTGAAGACAAATTATTTCCTTGTGAGAATGGTTGAAATAGGTGTCTGACATTTGACGCGGTAATGACCAAAATAGTTGTATTTTAAAGTCTGAGAAGTTTTCGAAGTTTTCGTTTTACAGACATATTGGTTGAAATAGCTGTTTGACATTGAAGACAAATTATTTCCTTGTGAGAATTTCCTTGTGAGAATGGTTGAAATAGGTGTCTGACATTGAAGACAAATTATTTCCTTGTGAGAATCTTCACCATTAACCACCAACGATGTGTAAACCAGGTGCTCTCTCTGCTATACTCCCTCtgcttcttcctcttcttctaaATTCTCTCTTTTTAATTGTAATACATTTAATACTATAATGGTCGCACTTCCCACATTtatgaaatcaaaataactttatactttaacataaatattaaagttttgGTGATAATTCTTtgatatctattatatatatttaaaacagactcccgaATGCCACCTCACACCCGAATGAcacctcattctatttcatccacctatacaaatatttcccaCATCAGCTTTTAGCTGATGTAGACCTCTTCtcctttctcccctctcaatcATGCCCTCAATGCCTAATCTCATTCAATCCTcctctcaataataatattattttataaatttatagattataaaattattttacaattatttataataaatttataatttataaattattttacaatttgataataatttataatttatattattatcaaattattttataagttattttataataaatttataaattattttataatattattagtcatttaccaatggtaataatttataataaatttataattataaaaagaaaataagaaatttattaaaaaaattattattattttaactatatctaTTAAGTCAGTTGATCAAAATATCCGACTTAAAAAGATAATGTGTTGTACtgaatttatgatatttaagtcggttaagcTGAATCGACTTAATATGACGAAactctgttaagtcggttcatgAAACGAGTTAAAAAATAACCTATTTTTTAAGTCGTTTGTTGTTAACTCGGATACATAaccgacttaaaatgtacattttaaccaacttaaaaagacaaaattctaTTAGTGCTGTGGACAAAATTGTGAGACTTTACGTAGATTAATTATTGTCAAATTATATGCATAATATTACAcaatatttaagaaaattttatgtttaactGCACAACATGTGAGTTTAATCTAGTTATTTAATATAGTGATGTTATATTTTTGTTCTGGACGACTTATGATTTTTTccgttattttgagatatttttcactttaaaatttgagatgttcaaatatagattttatCTCCTTTTGAGATGTTcgaatataaattttatctcCTTTTATTAATAGATGTTCGAATATTTTTGTTCTGAAAGACTTATGTTACATTGATATTATCATTATTTGGCAATTTTTGATTTCACGTTTGacaagaaataattaatttaataaatttctaTTGTTGGACACTTTGGTTCCAATATTTTAGACCTTATTGTAGATCATATTTTGACAATATCTACCAATTAGTGAGACACTTTGTACATGATATGATCTATGCCGATATCTATCTTTTGTCGAATGAACGGTTTGTTCATTATCACAGGTTGGTTAGGTGTATCAACTCTGGGTGTTGAGATAGCCTATGTGGTAAGTGCACTAATGATAGCCATTCATGAGATCATTTGGTTTTTGATCGTACGATCTTAATTTCTTGATTTTATTAGCTGTTAAGTCTCATTAGATGTATCAAATTTCCTTTTGAACATGAAAATTACAAGCTCTCAACAACGAATCCTTTACTTCAAACTATTTGGCCAAAGAGTAAACCATTTTACTATATCGTGGCTTCTTTGACTACTTCAACGAGAATTAAGATATGTGATGAGAATTTGTgacaactaaaaataaattgtagataaaatacaaataaaaatattaataatatttttttgattgatGTTTTCTTATAATCAGGGGCGGATTTTTCACAAGGCAATCGAGGGCGGAGGCTCATGCTCCCacaagtttttgtttttttattagtagGAATTTGTTTAGTacatttttaaacattttattcTCATAAATAGATGTTGTCACaccacaatttctttaatctttattctcattatattttatatatgaaaatattataaattattactttttaaatttttaacataaattaaattttcatgttttttttttaattaaaaacagtTTAAacctttatttaatatttttcttctataaaaaattatatttattttcttgctccctataaacaatatttttaaatcggTCACTGCTtataataatattcataatgaatatttataaattgaaaaaccggaactatatattattaattgtgaTTGTGGCCAACTAAATACTAATAGTAATGTTCCAAGTGTGAATTAATTGGCTAAACTTCGTATTGTTGTAGCTGTGATCGTGCCAGTTACTACTCTCCTAACATTCCATATTTTACGATCAATTTTGTAGTTGTTGCCCACTTCATCTCTCTTTTCATTGTGTCTCGTGAAAATATAGTGCCTCCATTTctccattttttaattttcaaacgtcattaaaaaaaaaaaaaaaagaagaagataattTCGTGTCGAATAGCTTATTCACTCAATTgctttttcatttatttattatggcCTCAATTGCTATGTTCAGTTGCTTGTCGTTATTTAACTTAGAATGTTTTAAGTGTGAAcggagaaaaaaaaacaattaaattttctttaaaataagaattaaaagtgaaaaataatacttttagagaataaaaaattaatttttttttagaaactaaaaattaaatttaaagttttttaaagactaaaaattaattgaaaaattagatttttcaaAATCTGTATGAGTTATTTCCAAAAACCATGAAATCcaattattacaatttttaatttaaatcattgataaaaaaaaaataataaagataaattgaatattatttaaaatgagaGAATTAATACATCAAGGATTACAAACACCTATATAGTTAATTAGATAAACAACTAACTAGTGTAAAATAACTAATTGGCTAATGTAACTAACTAACCAGctttaactaattaactaagATATCTAACATCACCTCAAGCTAAAATGTGTTTATTACACTTTGAACTtgaaaaatatcaacaaaaatatcGAAAAAGACATTGATtacaaaaaatatgaaatgtcaAAACACATTGAAAAAAGACTCTGATACATTAATAGAATATACAAGATATTGATATTAAGCATAAAAGAGAGgaaaatatagataaattttGTATTGATCAAATGAGAAAGATAATTTACGGTAGTAGAAATAATGAAGTTTATATAGCCAAATTAGAAGAACTAATTTCTAATTAGAGTAACTAATTTGTAACTAACACCTAACTAAAGTTACTAACTTATTACCAATTTTAAATCTCTAATATCCCTTTGCAAGCTATGAGATGTTTACGACACTTTTATCTTgaaataaataacacaaatgttggtaaaagaaaatacagaaaaataatgaaaaatgtcGAAATATATTCACTAAATAATTTTGACGAAAATCAATCGgctaaaattttactttttaagatTTATTATTTGCTTGaaataagaacaaaaacaattataatataattttgctTCTTCATTTGTTTTGTAATTATGCAAGATCTTCAGTTTTTTTTAACGAAATTTCCTGTGATATTCTTTGATCATTAGCAAATACTTCTTAATGAGAATttaattatagattttttttttagaaacagGAACAagcttattttttttagtaagtgTTGAATCTATAAAATCTACATTTCAATGTAAGATCTTTGTATGCATTATTTTTTTGACTCCATCTTTTTCTTACTTGATCAAAGTTGTTGATATAACAAAGTTATTATCAAAGAATTAGAGAAGTTTTGAGTCTTTGTAAAGttttattgacaaatattttgTCCTTATTACTCAttgttttatgagttttttttaatcatcGTGATGATGAGATGATTTTAACTTAGAATTTAAGAGAGAAtgagaagaaaatgaacaaattatttaataatcaaataagaaagaaaagataaatcaattaacctctattaaaattttctcaaaaaaatttgagaaatagCGGTGGAATAATTATCTCtcttatatgattttttttatttaaattattataagatagaaatagataaaaataaaagaatattattaataaaatgagagaattaataaatcaaaaaatacaaacatttatataatcaattaaataaataactaactagatgtaaaataactaattaatcaaCTAAGATTTAGAACAccaatttttcctttctctcaTTCAAACCTCAATTTAAGAGGTCatctaataatgataataacaacaataagtGATGATTCATTAACCACGTCGGATTAATATAAGTTATTAATTTGACTATAACCAATAGAGTAGACAAGTAACTAGTGTACATTAATAAACATAAGTTAAGTTAGGAACCAATGAagttaacttttaataataccaaactcaatttaaaaagtaaataccaaactcaatttaaaaaataagggACTAGAAAGGTATTTAAAGTTTAGTAGTTTTCATGGTTCTCTTAATTAGTACCATAAACTCACAccaattcttatattttatctCTAAATTTTATACATAACATCTTATTTTCTTTCTAGATAGTTTATTTCTATCCAAACACTAATGTATCGCGTTATTCTCTCTATTTTTCTCTTCATAAAATGTTGATGGGGTGAATGGATGTCCAAAGATAATTTTCCAATCCACAATATAACATTCTAATCATTTCAATAAATTATACGTTCGAACGAAAATCACACCACTAGTGGGTGATGAAGACAAACACAAAGCACCCTTTTGTAAAAGAATGTCCAGGTTCAtcaaattcaaacaaaactccAACATGCATATGCACCAAGTTCTTTTCATTAATTTTGCCACCTCAACTTTGTTCATTTCAACACACGTACAACATGCATGGCACACCATGGCCAAATGTTTGTGCATATTAATCATTCTATACTATAAATACATACTCTCTTTTCTCACAATACTCCATCATCTCATCATCAATCCAAAGCTAGGAGAAATTCAATCATCAGTATGGCAATCAAAGCGCGATTTCCTCTTTTGGTATTGCTAGGAATAGTTTTCCTAGCCTCAGTTTGTGCGAAATCCGATAAGGAGAATCCATTTTTCTTCAAGTCTAACAACTTTCAAACTCTTTTCAAGAACGAAAACGGTCACGTTCGTCTTCTCCAAAGGTTCGACAAACGTTCTCAATTATTTGAGAACCTCCAAAACTACCGTCTTGTAGAATATAACTCAAAACCTCACACCCTCTTTCTTCCACAACACAATGATGCCGACTTCATCCTTGTAGTCCTAAGTggtaactaattaattaatgatcaatttatatgctagaaatttatttaaagaaatgaattaattaattattgggtAATACTTGCAGGAAGGGCTATACTGACGGTATTGAACCCCAACGACAGAAACACCTTCAAACTTGAGCGAGGAGATACAATCAAACTCCCTGCTGGCACCATTGCTTATTTGGCTAACAGAGATGATAATGAAGATCTTAGAGTATTAGATCTCGCCATCCCAGTTAATAGACCTGGTCAATTTCAGGTAATATAACTATTCTTTTATCACTCCTATATGTTTCTTTGCATTGGTTTGTTTAAACTAATTATCTACAAatataaacaacttttttagaaaatttatgaaaatgtcTAAAGACATacatataaattgttttcatcTTATTTCAATAAGCTCTTCAAGATAATATATGAAAACACTTTTATAGATTATATGAAAACAATATTACtgcatttcattttttattatagaaatgGCTTATACATAAATGTTTATACGGTTATAAAAACATTTATCATACAAGTCATTGtttttctatttgtttttttattctcttaccGTTCTCTGACCTTTCCAACAGTCGTTCTCATTGTCTGGAAGTGAAAACCAGCAATCGTACTTCCAGGGTTTCAGCAAAAAAATTCTAGAGGCTTCCTTCAATGTAAGAATACATCCAacacaaactatttatttatttttcatatatttttatattggttTGGTTTGATCTAATGTGTATGAATTTTCATTAACTAATCACAAATAGCCATTATAACTTTTGTCCTTAATTTATAGAGCGATTATGAGGAGATAGAGAGGGTTCTTTTAGAAGAGCAAGAGCAAAAGCCAAAACAAAGAAGAGGCCATAAGGATAGGCAGCAGAGCCAGAGGCAAGAAGCAGATGTGATAGTAAAAATATCAAGGGAACAAATTGAAGAACTAAGCAAAAATGCAAAATCAAGCTCTAAAAGAAGTGTATCTTCTGAGTCTGAGCCATTCAACTTGAGAAGCCGCAATCCTATCTATTCCAACAAGTATGGCAACTTCTTTGAGATCACTCCAGAGAAAAACCCTCAACTCCAAGACTTAGATATTTCTCTCAACTCTGTCGAGATCAATGAGGTAAATACATTTTTCAATTGATTGTTGTTTGTTTCTTAGTCGACTAAAATCACTTCTAGAAGAAATAAATGACCAACGAAAATTTGTAAcgatcaaaatgaaatatttctttaattttcttgTTGCTAAATTTAGGGATGCATTAACAGAGtttcacatttattttcttagtgaaatattttgatgaatatttgtgaaaaataaatCTTAGGGATCACTTTTGCTACCACACTTCAATTCAAGAGCCACAGTGATACTAGTTGTTAATGAAGGAAAAGGAGAAGTTGAACTTGTGGGATTAAGAAATGAGAATGAACAAGAGAATAAAAAAGaagacgaagaagaagaagaagatagaAATGTACAAGTACAAAGGTTTCAATCAAAGTTATCTTCTGGCGATGTTGTTGTAATTCCTGCTAGCCATCCTTTTTCCATAAATGCTTCCTCAGATCTCTTTTTACTTGGATTCGGTATTAACGCTCAAAACAACCAGAGAAACTTCCTTGCAGGTATATATAACAAAAccataattaaattgaattttctttttgttaatattaattcatatattttcttctatttaattaatcaagAAAATTATGATTACGGTATATTAATCTtttgatatttgaaaatttgaagggGAGGAGGACAATGTGATAAGTCAGATACAAAGACCAGTGAAGGAGGTTGCATTCCCTGGATCTGCTGAAGAGGTTGACAGATTACTAAAGAACCAGAGACAATCTCACTTTGCAAATGCTCAACCTCAACAAAAAGATGAAGGAAGCCAGAAAATAAGGATTCCATTATCATCAATTTTGGGCGGTTTTTAATGAGTGAATGTGATGCATATGTATGCTATAAAGAGCTATAGCTCATAGTCAGCAAAGAATAAAACGTCATTCTCTTGTAACTACCTTTTTATTATGAATCAATAAAGTAAATTAGCAAGAATTAAGCGTTATTCTCTTCATCTTCCAAGGTtatctttttttcctttttcataATCCCATCGCTCTCGTTTTCTCTCCAATCCTATATATCACCTTCAAAAGATGAAGTTTGACATATCAGCATTTGATTCATTTGGGACCCGGGGATCCACTATTTTTGCTATTCCAAGATGATCCCTCTGTCTCTGTGTTTTCACATCGAGAATTCTTTGCAGATGAAGAGATATCAAGGATACTTTTTGACttcacaaacaaaaaaaatttattggaaatatttaaataaacgcgtgtttttttttaaataacccttttttgaaatttttttaccaAACTACTCCCTTTTGAAACTTAAATATCAAACtactctctttttatttttagttataaatcGCCATTTGGAACGACGACTTTCTTAAAGAAGTCCAAGTTCCAAATGGTGATTTcctaaaagattttaaaaaaaaatatttaatttttttttaatttttattgaaataacaaaaataatatatatatatatatgtatatagatataaatagaaattttaaattacatagattGACTAGAGCTGActgtaacatttggacaatgttttcgagTTTGGCCAGTTAACCGACACAGTCTACATTTTCTTGGTACTTTTCTTTAACGTCCATTTCAATTCTAATACGGGTACTATTTGGACGAGCTTTTTTAATTCTCTGCATTTGAGGATTGTGATACAATATTTCACCTTCATATGTGGATCAATATCCTTCATTAGGTATAGGTTGAAACTTTTCTTTGTAgatgttaaatatattaacaacCTTATACACGTCAGAACATGCAgctatgacatgtgaacaaaGAACATGTATAGCCTGAAATCTTCCACAACCATaccattttctttgaaggttgacttcaaaatgaccaattggtcgcacctctcttgggtttattgtttcatgcaccatgaaataataatgatttcagtcgaattgcatgacttggtgagtattagatttaccaatttcatatttaatctTGTCCATGCAATCGTTTGTGTATACTCGACCAAAAGCTAATGATGTATGATGTTGTTGTCCCCTTTCTGCATATAAAACTCTCAATCTATAGTATGTTGATTGTACCAAAACAGTGATTAGGAGATTATGTGTACCCTTGAGCACTGCGTTGATTGACTCGAAAATGTTTGTTGTCATGTGCCCCCATCGTCGACCTTGAGAATAAGCCATAGTCCATTGTTCCGAGGGGGATATTATCGATCCATCTTAAAGCATCTGGATTTGCCATCTTGATTTCATTGCGGTAATATTTGAATGATGGCTCATTTAATGCATATCCTGTTAGAAATGATGTAAcaattatcaaatatgataaattGATAAGTGGAAAAGATACTAAGAAGA from Cicer arietinum cultivar CDC Frontier isolate Library 1 chromosome 3, Cicar.CDCFrontier_v2.0, whole genome shotgun sequence encodes:
- the LOC101515515 gene encoding vicilin-like, with product MAIKARFPLLVLLGIVFLASVCAKSDKENPFFFKSNNFQTLFKNENGHVRLLQRFDKRSQLFENLQNYRLVEYNSKPHTLFLPQHNDADFILVVLSGRAILTVLNPNDRNTFKLERGDTIKLPAGTIAYLANRDDNEDLRVLDLAIPVNRPGQFQSFSLSGSENQQSYFQGFSKKILEASFNSDYEEIERVLLEEQEQKPKQRRGHKDRQQSQRQEADVIVKISREQIEELSKNAKSSSKRSVSSESEPFNLRSRNPIYSNKYGNFFEITPEKNPQLQDLDISLNSVEINEGSLLLPHFNSRATVILVVNEGKGEVELVGLRNENEQENKKEDEEEEEDRNVQVQRFQSKLSSGDVVVIPASHPFSINASSDLFLLGFGINAQNNQRNFLAGEEDNVISQIQRPVKEVAFPGSAEEVDRLLKNQRQSHFANAQPQQKDEGSQKIRIPLSSILGGF